One Candidatus Hydrogenedentota bacterium DNA window includes the following coding sequences:
- a CDS encoding sugar ABC transporter substrate-binding protein, giving the protein MNRAIKKLSKTIEALAPVLFCAALAAGFVLAGYQVWRTARNETPGRRITLDFLWPTYTPQKVRYGEYLAHQYMEENPGVHVNLILTPDPYRKLQVMIAGRTTPDVAWMGVGWQQFADAFMPLDERVAAEAAVQPEDYFPRLWESVHWRGKLLALPSSGQVGVIYYSKDLFDEAGLDYPTDDWTWDDMVRMARALTRDFDGDGAIDQYGLQLGQVYLVPFMLYNGQIADPRWRTARVDTPVTRALLDRYQALIYEDKVMPTPTTSQELGMLPMFEAGRVAMHAASGYAIESFRKVQFDWDVAPFPAFEFQGQRYHATGLWEEEFAILWNTDAPDEAWRFARWCAGPEMVRWAALNGHIVPGRIDVAQSGDYLRSGRRPENMRVFTDSLSFAVPIYPHPWLKRIGIEFEPVLDQYLVGTEGQRIAAGEALARLQAILQKILDEYNAEHYEQPVN; this is encoded by the coding sequence ATGAACCGGGCCATCAAAAAGCTCTCAAAAACCATTGAAGCCCTGGCCCCGGTTCTGTTTTGCGCAGCTCTGGCCGCGGGCTTCGTCCTTGCGGGGTACCAGGTGTGGCGCACCGCGCGAAACGAGACGCCCGGCAGGAGAATCACCCTCGATTTCCTCTGGCCCACGTACACGCCCCAGAAGGTGCGCTACGGCGAATACCTCGCGCATCAGTACATGGAAGAAAATCCCGGCGTCCACGTCAACCTCATTCTAACGCCTGACCCCTACCGCAAATTGCAGGTCATGATCGCCGGACGGACTACCCCGGATGTCGCCTGGATGGGCGTCGGCTGGCAGCAGTTTGCCGACGCGTTCATGCCCCTCGACGAGCGCGTGGCGGCCGAAGCCGCGGTGCAGCCCGAAGACTACTTCCCGCGCCTGTGGGAATCCGTTCATTGGCGAGGCAAACTTCTTGCGCTACCCTCCAGCGGGCAGGTCGGCGTCATCTATTACAGCAAAGACCTCTTCGACGAGGCGGGGCTTGACTATCCAACGGACGATTGGACCTGGGACGACATGGTGCGCATGGCCCGGGCGCTTACCCGCGACTTCGATGGCGACGGCGCCATCGACCAGTATGGGCTGCAGCTCGGCCAGGTGTATCTGGTGCCGTTCATGCTGTACAACGGCCAGATCGCCGACCCCCGATGGCGAACAGCCCGCGTGGACACGCCGGTGACCCGGGCGCTGCTCGACAGGTACCAGGCATTGATATACGAGGACAAGGTCATGCCCACGCCCACGACCTCCCAGGAACTCGGCATGCTGCCCATGTTCGAGGCCGGCCGCGTAGCCATGCACGCCGCGTCCGGATACGCCATCGAGTCCTTCCGCAAAGTCCAATTCGACTGGGATGTCGCCCCATTTCCAGCCTTCGAGTTCCAAGGTCAGCGCTACCATGCCACCGGACTCTGGGAAGAGGAATTCGCGATTCTCTGGAATACCGACGCGCCGGACGAAGCCTGGCGGTTTGCACGCTGGTGCGCGGGGCCCGAGATGGTGCGGTGGGCGGCATTGAACGGGCATATCGTTCCGGGACGAATCGACGTGGCCCAATCCGGCGACTATCTGCGTTCCGGACGCCGTCCCGAGAACATGCGCGTCTTTACCGACTCGCTGTCGTTCGCGGTGCCCATTTACCCGCATCCGTGGCTCAAACGCATCGGAATTGAATTCGAACCCGTGCTCGACCAGTATCTTGTCGGTACCG
- a CDS encoding carbohydrate ABC transporter permease: MTPHAATPKQCLRRLASGLLTHTVLVTAAIIMLLPLAWMVSTSLKQSGIGLSRGIEWLPWRDAWARGGQTIDVIVLGARVLPDGAQEAAEVGIKSLASRRRQTRVYVPDGAYDAEILAWRVRPMTGEDETAEAQWAPFDSVRRRVAPEWGNYREALEKMRFWVCLANTLAITFLGTAGTILSCSLVAYGFARFRFPGNNFLFLVLLSSMMLPSVVTMIPVYLLFRELHWIDTLLPLFAPAWFSVNAFAVFLFRQYYMTLPFDLDDAAQIDGCSALGTYWRVLLPLSKPVMATVGIFCFTHYWLDFMGPLIYLNTSDKFTLALGLYTFKGAYTTQWHYLMAATLAVSLPCIVLFFAGQRFFVRGVVMSGLKG; this comes from the coding sequence ATGACCCCGCACGCCGCAACCCCCAAACAATGCCTGCGCCGTCTGGCCTCGGGTCTGCTCACGCATACCGTACTCGTCACGGCCGCAATCATCATGCTGTTGCCCCTCGCGTGGATGGTGTCCACCTCCCTCAAGCAGAGCGGCATCGGCTTGTCGCGCGGTATCGAGTGGCTGCCCTGGCGCGATGCCTGGGCGCGCGGCGGCCAAACCATCGACGTGATCGTTCTCGGCGCGCGGGTCCTTCCCGACGGCGCGCAGGAGGCCGCCGAAGTCGGTATCAAAAGCCTGGCGTCGCGGCGCCGCCAAACCAGGGTATACGTGCCCGACGGCGCGTATGACGCCGAAATACTGGCTTGGCGGGTGAGGCCGATGACAGGCGAGGACGAAACAGCCGAGGCCCAATGGGCGCCGTTTGATTCCGTCCGCCGCAGGGTCGCGCCAGAGTGGGGGAACTATCGCGAAGCGCTCGAGAAAATGCGTTTCTGGGTCTGCCTCGCCAACACCCTCGCCATAACATTCCTTGGCACCGCCGGCACCATCCTCTCGTGTTCGTTGGTGGCGTACGGGTTTGCCAGGTTCCGGTTTCCGGGAAACAACTTCCTGTTCCTCGTCCTCTTGTCGTCCATGATGTTGCCGTCCGTGGTCACCATGATCCCCGTCTACCTGCTCTTCCGCGAACTCCACTGGATAGATACGCTGCTGCCCCTGTTTGCCCCTGCGTGGTTCTCCGTGAACGCGTTTGCCGTGTTCTTGTTTCGCCAGTACTACATGACCTTGCCTTTCGACCTCGACGACGCAGCTCAGATCGACGGATGCAGCGCGTTGGGCACGTACTGGCGCGTATTACTCCCGCTGTCCAAGCCGGTCATGGCCACGGTGGGGATCTTCTGTTTCACGCACTACTGGCTCGATTTCATGGGACCGCTCATCTACCTCAATACCAGCGACAAATTCACGCTTGCGCTCGGCCTTTACACGTTCAAAGGCGCATACACCACTCAATGGCACTACCTGATGGCGGCCACACTGGCAGTATCCTTGCCGTGCATCGTGTTGTTCTTCGCCGGTCAACGCTTTTTCGTGCGCGGCGTAGTCATGTCAGGGCTCAAGGGATGA
- a CDS encoding sugar ABC transporter permease, translating into MTKRVSKKRVREAASGYLFITPWLTGFMVFILGPMAASAILSFCRYDPSEVQGTIEWIGFANYARMFTEDPLFWKSLFITLKYSFISIPLQLSGGLALALLLNRHVRGIAFYRTAFYLPMVLGGVAISLLWLWLFSPSQGLINIGLAKVFDFFGQDSVVSHALAWPLQILFGKAGADSLLPGWISSERGALSSLILMSCWTLGGSMIINLAGLQAIPKTYYEAAEIDGAGRWTQFSRITIPLLSPTIFFNLVMGVIGSFQVFTQGLIMTGGGPNNSTCFYVLNTYRNAFEFFKMGYASALAWFLFLIILALTLLVVRSSSWWVFYEAQKR; encoded by the coding sequence GTGACCAAGCGGGTGAGCAAGAAACGTGTACGGGAAGCCGCGTCCGGCTATCTCTTCATTACACCCTGGCTCACGGGCTTCATGGTGTTCATTCTCGGCCCAATGGCCGCGTCCGCCATCCTCAGTTTCTGCCGGTACGACCCCTCGGAGGTGCAAGGGACCATCGAGTGGATAGGTTTCGCGAACTACGCCAGGATGTTTACCGAAGACCCCTTGTTCTGGAAATCGCTGTTTATCACGCTCAAGTACTCGTTCATCAGCATTCCGCTGCAGCTTTCCGGCGGCCTGGCGCTGGCGCTGCTGCTCAACCGGCACGTACGCGGCATTGCGTTCTACCGCACCGCCTTCTATCTGCCCATGGTGCTCGGCGGCGTCGCCATCTCCTTGTTGTGGTTGTGGCTGTTCAGCCCCAGCCAAGGCCTGATCAACATCGGCCTTGCCAAGGTCTTTGATTTCTTCGGACAGGACAGCGTCGTGTCGCATGCCCTCGCTTGGCCGCTGCAGATCTTGTTCGGAAAGGCGGGTGCAGACAGCCTCCTGCCGGGATGGATATCAAGTGAACGCGGCGCGCTAAGCTCCCTTATCCTCATGAGCTGCTGGACCCTGGGCGGCTCGATGATTATCAATCTGGCGGGGCTTCAGGCCATTCCCAAAACCTATTACGAAGCGGCCGAGATTGACGGCGCCGGCCGTTGGACCCAGTTCTCGCGCATCACGATCCCTTTGCTCTCGCCGACCATCTTCTTCAACCTCGTGATGGGCGTCATCGGGTCGTTCCAGGTCTTTACACAGGGCCTCATCATGACCGGCGGCGGTCCCAACAACAGCACCTGCTTCTACGTCCTCAACACGTACCGAAACGCATTTGAATTCTTCAAGATGGGATACGCCTCCGCCCTCGCGTGGTTCCTGTTTCTTATCATCCTGGCTCTCACGCTCCTGGTTGTACGAAGTTCGTCGTGGTGGGTGTTCTACGAGGCCCAGAAACGATGA
- a CDS encoding isochorismatase family protein — MSLLRILSGCSAALALAGCAAWTAQTPAREGSLPAPSFFDHCAFVSVDIQEGTRPAPINDDQVPRQWKRMGFTAEDVNAANTFAWDIALPNAVKVADACRKRGLPLIFIHWGYSFEDGMDLDPDIRNAMLEEHGTDYAKWSGHIAQPGSQVAEVLGKGDYVLAKTAQDAFRSCSLEFVLRNLGIKRIVFVGGHTGACLGKTAKSAERLGYTTLCVKDATNNARESSREKDIQETGYDYVLTTAEFLELAGRTVPSH, encoded by the coding sequence ATGTCGCTTTTGAGAATCCTGAGCGGATGTAGCGCGGCACTCGCCTTGGCTGGTTGCGCCGCATGGACGGCCCAAACGCCTGCCCGCGAAGGTTCCCTGCCCGCTCCGTCGTTCTTCGACCACTGCGCCTTTGTGTCGGTAGATATTCAGGAAGGAACCCGCCCGGCCCCTATCAACGATGACCAAGTGCCTCGCCAGTGGAAAAGAATGGGATTCACCGCCGAGGACGTCAATGCCGCGAACACCTTCGCGTGGGACATAGCCCTGCCTAACGCCGTCAAGGTCGCCGATGCCTGCCGCAAACGCGGCCTGCCGCTGATCTTCATCCATTGGGGATATTCTTTCGAGGACGGCATGGACCTTGATCCCGATATCAGGAACGCCATGCTGGAAGAACACGGCACGGATTACGCCAAATGGAGCGGGCACATCGCCCAGCCGGGTTCACAAGTGGCTGAAGTATTGGGGAAGGGCGATTATGTCCTGGCCAAGACCGCGCAGGACGCTTTTCGCTCGTGCAGTCTCGAGTTCGTGTTGCGCAACCTCGGGATCAAGCGCATCGTTTTCGTCGGCGGCCATACCGGCGCCTGCCTGGGCAAGACGGCCAAATCCGCCGAACGCCTCGGTTACACCACCCTTTGCGTCAAAGACGCCACCAACAATGCCCGTGAATCGTCGCGCGAAAAGGACATTCAAGAAACCGGTTACGACTACGTACTGACCACCGCGGAATTCCTCGAGTTGGCCGGGCGTACTGTACCCTCACATTAG
- a CDS encoding glycosyl hydrolase family 28-related protein — translation MIPYLLVVSALFSATQAGQWNVMDYGAVAGPETDNTAAFQRALDAAGASGGGLVAVPAGHYRLDGTISIPIAVTLQGTFHAPPTDRQGEDPKLDGSVLLAYAGRGDPAAAPFIRLTGSMATLSGFIVAYPEWKESDVPPVPYPPTVYASGSINVAVLDCCFLNSYEALHFQDSHRFLVRNVYGYPSCRGLYVDNCLDIGRVENCHFWPFGINYGASAYTQWINENGVAFEFARTDWQYVTNTFCFGYGIGYKFSTTKNGSCNGNFLGIGADCCRRAVLVDTVPNTIDLLITNGEFVGRWGSVDSVGVEIIGQSDARVSLNNCAFWGPLDRAIWSRPLNANLTVNACGFKDWDLGAQDSPAIQIDGGKAIIQGNTFFLEGLHARVGEKAASAIFTANQAPAGLRVINEAGSRTLMTANEVDTLEWPRGAARNYGVWLGDLGDGRYVRGFHSKERARPWHEEGTMRWGGAKPRLVLPVDPGKEYSLTVDVFVPEQALDAQNGLYLGPKRIAELPAKEGAALISATIPPQEHTSVEIAVRAKAWFETSQGVTPNSARPLSVAVRRFTMKARRAPARMFDANRGGWIETADRVE, via the coding sequence ATGATTCCGTATCTGCTCGTAGTGTCTGCACTATTTTCCGCCACGCAGGCCGGTCAATGGAACGTCATGGATTATGGCGCGGTGGCCGGCCCCGAAACCGACAACACCGCCGCTTTCCAGCGAGCGCTGGACGCCGCCGGGGCTTCCGGAGGAGGCCTCGTGGCGGTTCCCGCCGGGCATTACCGGCTCGATGGCACAATCTCAATACCCATCGCAGTCACGCTGCAAGGGACATTTCACGCGCCCCCCACCGACCGGCAGGGCGAGGACCCAAAGCTTGACGGCTCGGTGTTGCTGGCATACGCGGGACGCGGCGACCCCGCCGCCGCTCCCTTTATTCGTCTTACTGGCAGCATGGCCACGCTTTCGGGTTTCATTGTCGCTTACCCCGAATGGAAAGAATCGGACGTGCCGCCCGTCCCGTACCCGCCCACCGTATATGCATCCGGCAGCATCAATGTTGCCGTTCTCGATTGCTGCTTTCTCAATTCATACGAAGCGCTTCACTTCCAGGATTCCCACCGGTTTCTAGTGCGCAATGTTTACGGTTACCCAAGCTGCCGGGGGCTGTACGTCGACAACTGCCTCGACATTGGCCGCGTCGAAAACTGCCATTTCTGGCCATTCGGTATTAACTACGGGGCCAGCGCATACACACAGTGGATTAACGAAAACGGCGTGGCGTTCGAGTTCGCAAGAACCGACTGGCAGTATGTCACGAACACGTTCTGCTTCGGCTACGGCATAGGCTACAAATTCTCGACGACCAAGAACGGAAGCTGCAACGGCAACTTCCTGGGGATCGGCGCGGATTGCTGTCGGCGCGCGGTCCTCGTCGACACGGTGCCAAACACCATTGATCTCTTGATCACAAACGGCGAATTCGTCGGCCGCTGGGGAAGCGTCGACTCCGTCGGCGTCGAGATTATCGGCCAATCCGACGCCCGGGTCAGCCTCAATAATTGCGCATTCTGGGGACCCTTGGACCGCGCCATCTGGTCTCGCCCGCTTAACGCCAACCTTACCGTAAACGCATGCGGGTTCAAAGACTGGGACCTCGGAGCGCAGGACTCCCCGGCCATACAGATCGATGGCGGGAAGGCCATCATACAAGGCAACACCTTCTTCCTCGAGGGCCTCCATGCCCGTGTCGGCGAAAAGGCTGCGTCGGCAATCTTCACCGCCAACCAGGCGCCCGCAGGCCTGCGCGTCATCAATGAAGCGGGTTCGCGCACGCTGATGACCGCAAACGAGGTCGACACGCTCGAATGGCCGCGCGGCGCCGCCCGCAACTATGGTGTCTGGCTGGGCGACTTGGGCGACGGCCGTTATGTTCGGGGATTCCACAGCAAGGAGCGGGCGCGTCCATGGCACGAAGAAGGGACGATGCGATGGGGCGGCGCCAAACCCCGTCTCGTACTGCCCGTCGACCCCGGCAAGGAATATAGCCTGACGGTTGACGTATTTGTGCCCGAGCAGGCGCTCGACGCGCAAAACGGCCTGTATCTGGGCCCGAAACGCATTGCCGAGCTCCCGGCGAAAGAAGGCGCGGCACTCATTAGCGCCACTATTCCGCCGCAAGAACACACGTCCGTAGAGATAGCTGTTCGCGCGAAAGCATGGTTCGAGACTTCCCAAGGCGTTACGCCCAACAGTGCGCGGCCGCTCTCCGTGGCCGTGCGCCGCTTCACCATGAAGGCAAGGCGCGCTCCGGCCCGCATGTTCGATGCAAACCGCGGCGGCTGGATCGAGACGGCTGACCGCGTCGAGTGA
- a CDS encoding DUF2961 domain-containing protein: protein MRKTSRSLMGMLCLTVFVLPGCVHTGSSGSLSRSWFSNMMYLEPSHSARASSFDQSGANVDFRAIQPGETRDLAILEGAGCIRHLYFTIWPTEHYLRDLVLRMYWDGEATPSVEVPLGDFFGAGQERVRFFRSLMVTVNPGAGGVAGTIGFNSYFPMPFEKGARLTLTNEGKDTVGAVWYHVDYEQLRRLEPNVGRFHAQWRRENPTTPVGDAPNVTIHDAKNTDGQENFLILEAEGQGNLAGYFLNIDNIAGGWYGEGDDMIFIDGEPWPPSFHGTGTEEIFGGGACPNTEYAGPYTGFYLVGNRDFSGKIGMYRFFVTDPIRFSKSIRVTIEHGHANNFANDYTSTAFWYQAEPHKAFPSLPPASERLPRAGADTHDQAFLKFAEARNKLARMTGIIQERKQTSLDDDMKAAQNGVQEAAAAFEIQDFPAAVAASDQALAVLNRLLEQYGK from the coding sequence ATGCGTAAAACCAGCCGGTCTCTTATGGGAATGCTGTGCTTGACGGTGTTCGTGCTTCCAGGATGTGTTCATACCGGGTCATCCGGCAGCCTGTCCCGCTCCTGGTTCTCGAACATGATGTACCTGGAGCCTTCACACAGCGCACGCGCCTCCAGTTTTGATCAATCAGGCGCCAATGTCGATTTTCGCGCCATCCAGCCGGGGGAAACCCGCGATCTCGCGATTCTCGAAGGCGCCGGATGCATACGCCATCTCTACTTCACAATCTGGCCCACGGAACACTACCTTCGCGATTTGGTTCTGAGAATGTACTGGGATGGGGAGGCCACGCCCAGCGTCGAGGTTCCTCTCGGCGACTTCTTCGGCGCGGGCCAGGAACGCGTGCGGTTCTTCCGCTCGCTGATGGTTACCGTGAATCCCGGCGCCGGCGGCGTCGCGGGCACCATTGGCTTCAACTCGTACTTCCCGATGCCGTTCGAAAAGGGCGCCCGCCTCACCCTGACCAACGAGGGCAAGGATACGGTCGGCGCCGTCTGGTATCACGTGGACTATGAACAACTTCGCCGCCTGGAGCCGAATGTGGGCCGGTTCCACGCACAATGGCGCCGCGAAAATCCAACTACTCCCGTGGGAGACGCCCCAAACGTCACCATTCATGATGCCAAGAACACAGATGGCCAGGAGAATTTCCTCATTCTCGAAGCCGAAGGACAAGGCAATCTCGCGGGCTATTTCCTCAACATCGACAATATCGCCGGCGGATGGTACGGTGAAGGCGACGATATGATCTTCATCGATGGAGAACCGTGGCCGCCATCCTTTCACGGGACCGGAACCGAGGAGATATTCGGCGGCGGCGCATGCCCAAACACCGAATATGCGGGACCCTACACCGGATTCTATCTCGTGGGCAATCGCGACTTCTCGGGCAAAATCGGCATGTATCGCTTCTTTGTGACCGACCCCATCCGATTCTCGAAGTCCATCCGGGTCACCATCGAACACGGCCATGCCAACAACTTCGCCAATGATTACACCAGCACCGCCTTCTGGTACCAGGCCGAACCGCACAAGGCATTCCCTTCGTTGCCGCCGGCTTCCGAACGCCTGCCGCGCGCCGGCGCCGACACGCACGATCAGGCCTTCCTCAAGTTCGCGGAGGCAAGAAACAAGCTGGCCCGGATGACGGGCATTATCCAGGAACGGAAACAGACCTCCCTCGACGACGACATGAAAGCCGCCCAGAACGGTGTACAAGAAGCGGCAGCCGCGTTCGAGATACAGGATTTCCCCGCCGCCGTGGCCGCCTCCGATCAGGCTTTAGCGGTGCTCAACCGCCTCCTCGAACAATATGGCAAATAG
- a CDS encoding LysE family translocator → MVTSLIAGVVLGLSSGFSPGPFLTLVISQSLKHGPREGIKVAMAPLITDAPIILISTLVLTRLADSRVLLGGITLAGSLFLSYLAYESFRTSAFEPNVQQPEPRSLRKGVLVNFLNPHPYLFWLTVGSPIMIKGWAESPFIAMAFLLGFYACLIGSKVLIAASIGKSRHFFSGKPYAWVMRILGVLLSVFAVLLFWNALEFFGAVGSQT, encoded by the coding sequence ATGGTTACTTCCTTGATCGCAGGCGTCGTTCTTGGGCTGTCTTCGGGCTTTTCACCAGGCCCGTTCTTGACGCTTGTCATTTCCCAATCGCTCAAACATGGCCCCCGGGAAGGCATCAAGGTGGCCATGGCCCCGCTGATTACGGATGCGCCCATCATCTTGATATCCACGCTTGTGCTGACACGGCTGGCCGATTCCCGAGTACTTCTCGGCGGGATCACGCTGGCCGGCAGCCTGTTTCTATCGTATTTGGCATACGAGAGCTTCCGAACCAGCGCTTTCGAACCCAACGTGCAACAACCCGAGCCGCGCTCCCTGCGCAAGGGCGTACTCGTAAACTTCCTGAATCCGCACCCATACCTTTTCTGGCTCACAGTAGGTTCTCCAATCATGATAAAGGGATGGGCTGAAAGCCCCTTCATCGCGATGGCCTTTCTACTGGGTTTCTATGCATGCCTCATAGGCTCAAAGGTTCTAATCGCGGCGTCGATCGGCAAATCGAGGCATTTCTTCTCGGGCAAACCGTACGCCTGGGTAATGCGGATCCTTGGCGTGCTGCTCTCGGTGTTCGCCGTCTTGCTGTTCTGGAACGCGCTGGAATTCTTCGGCGCAGTGGGTTCCCAAACCTGA
- a CDS encoding glycosyl hydrolase family 28 protein, whose amino-acid sequence MNMTRATGPLQIMALLLTMAGLAASAAEQIPPPWAVFEVKTFGAVGDGLAKDTAAIQNALDACAAAGGGTVYIAPGTYLCGSLHLRTGVTLWLDAGATIKGSEDNNDYDPYEELGFKNDSDSETSFFHYALIWGEDVERIAIIGQGTIDGNRTKRRGPKPIALKRCRYVDIKGITILNAPNYCISMLGTDYVNIDGVTIRNAYCDGIDPDSCRNVRISNCDIASVDDAIVPKASFTLGERRATENLVVTNCLLATECNGFKLGTESSGDFKRIAVSNCVITGLNGDPATGGVCLESVDGSNIDGVVVSNITMVGVRAPIFIRLGNRGRDMETPVPGSLKNVSISNIVATGASLTSTITGIPGHDVHNVALSNIQLNHAGGVPYCPPGEAIPELEGEYPSADMFKSMPTYGMYCRHVNGLTISDMSLAYDDGFYRLKAVKNRDIQWTTDTGVPQPSDPGRPGIALLCDDVKVLSLNGLRARPSSGDDPVLRLVDCCSALISGCMAADGTKTFAEITGDKTHRIQFSGNHLAASGRAVSIVKANRKEVFRETE is encoded by the coding sequence ATGAACATGACAAGAGCCACCGGTCCATTACAGATTATGGCCCTGCTGCTTACTATGGCTGGGCTGGCAGCAAGTGCCGCGGAACAGATTCCGCCTCCATGGGCTGTTTTCGAAGTGAAAACGTTTGGGGCTGTCGGGGACGGCCTCGCGAAAGATACCGCTGCCATCCAGAATGCGCTGGACGCATGCGCGGCCGCCGGCGGAGGAACCGTATATATCGCTCCCGGGACGTATCTTTGCGGCAGCCTCCACCTCCGCACAGGGGTAACGTTATGGCTTGATGCCGGCGCAACCATCAAAGGCAGCGAGGACAACAATGACTACGACCCCTACGAGGAATTGGGGTTCAAGAACGACTCCGACAGCGAGACCTCCTTTTTCCACTATGCGCTTATCTGGGGCGAAGACGTTGAGCGCATCGCCATCATTGGCCAGGGAACCATAGACGGCAACCGTACGAAACGCCGCGGGCCCAAACCCATTGCGCTCAAACGCTGCCGCTACGTCGACATCAAGGGAATCACCATCCTGAACGCGCCCAATTACTGCATCAGCATGCTCGGCACGGACTATGTCAACATCGACGGCGTCACGATCCGCAACGCCTATTGCGACGGCATTGACCCGGACTCCTGCCGGAACGTCCGTATCTCCAACTGCGATATCGCCTCCGTTGACGATGCCATTGTGCCCAAAGCCAGCTTCACCTTGGGCGAAAGACGGGCTACGGAGAATCTGGTCGTGACAAACTGCCTGCTGGCCACGGAATGCAACGGATTCAAGCTCGGCACGGAATCAAGCGGCGATTTCAAAAGAATTGCCGTAAGCAACTGCGTCATCACGGGGCTTAATGGGGATCCCGCGACGGGCGGTGTCTGCCTCGAAAGCGTGGACGGTTCCAACATCGATGGCGTGGTCGTATCCAACATCACCATGGTCGGTGTCCGCGCGCCGATCTTCATTCGACTGGGAAATCGCGGAAGGGATATGGAAACACCCGTTCCCGGGTCCCTCAAGAACGTCAGCATCTCGAATATCGTCGCCACTGGGGCTTCCCTGACTTCAACCATTACGGGCATCCCGGGACACGACGTGCACAACGTGGCCCTGTCCAACATCCAGCTCAATCATGCGGGCGGAGTGCCCTATTGCCCTCCCGGCGAGGCCATTCCCGAGTTGGAGGGCGAATACCCGAGCGCCGACATGTTCAAGTCAATGCCCACCTACGGCATGTATTGCCGCCATGTAAATGGATTGACCATATCGGACATGAGTCTCGCCTATGACGATGGTTTCTATCGGCTCAAAGCTGTCAAGAACCGGGACATCCAGTGGACGACTGACACCGGAGTTCCCCAACCGTCGGACCCCGGCCGTCCGGGGATCGCGCTCCTGTGCGACGATGTGAAGGTTCTTAGCCTCAACGGCTTGCGTGCGCGTCCCTCTTCCGGGGATGACCCCGTTCTGCGCTTGGTTGATTGCTGCAGCGCACTCATCAGCGGTTGCATGGCCGCTGACGGCACAAAAACATTTGCCGAGATCACCGGCGATAAGACCCATCGTATCCAATTCAGCGGAAACCATCTTGCCGCCTCCGGAAGAGCCGTTTCCATTGTCAAGGCGAACCGGAAGGAGGTCTTTCGAGAAACCGAGTAA